Proteins from a single region of Salipiger sp. H15:
- the ybeY gene encoding rRNA maturation RNase YbeY, translating to MAQLTDTIIEDDRWEEAGLEDLAETAARAALEHLGLDPDGFEIAVLACDDARIAELNAEFREKPTPTNVLSWPSEERGAETEGDTPELPEAEEGPFATELGDLAIAYETCALEAQEAGKSLTDHVTHLVVHGTLHLLGYDHVRDGDATLMENIETEILGKMGIADPYSSDL from the coding sequence ATGGCTCAGCTGACCGATACGATCATCGAGGACGACCGCTGGGAGGAGGCCGGGCTCGAAGACCTCGCCGAGACCGCGGCGCGTGCGGCGCTGGAGCATCTCGGCCTCGATCCGGACGGGTTCGAGATCGCCGTGCTGGCCTGCGACGACGCCCGCATCGCCGAGCTGAACGCCGAGTTCCGCGAGAAGCCGACGCCCACCAACGTGCTGTCCTGGCCCTCCGAGGAGCGCGGTGCCGAGACCGAGGGCGACACGCCCGAGCTGCCCGAGGCGGAGGAGGGGCCCTTCGCCACCGAGCTCGGCGATCTGGCCATCGCCTACGAGACCTGCGCGCTCGAGGCGCAGGAGGCGGGAAAATCGCTCACCGACCACGTCACCCATCTCGTCGTTCATGGAACTTTGCATCTTCTGGGCTATGATCACGTGCGTGACGGCGATGCGACGCTCATGGAAAATATCGAGACGGAAATACTTGGCAAAATGGGTATCGCGGACCCATATTCGTCTGACCTCTGA
- a CDS encoding PhoH family protein, with the protein MNTGILTEAILEFPDNRLLIDLCGEYDRNLTDIEARTGVQILRRGNLLALHGPAEAQDAAREVLNALYQRLEQGRTVGRGDIDREFRLAPEEQETGDQLEMFSGGKVEIKTRKKLVEPRTDAQKAYVRSLFEHELAFGIGPAGTGKTYLAVAVGVNLFITGQVDKIILSRPAVEAGEKLGYLPGDMKDKVDPYMQPLYDALNDFLPGKQLAKMMEEKTIEIAPLAFMRGRTLSNAFVVLDEAQNATSMQMKMFLTRLGEGSRMVITGDRSQVDLPRGVMSGLQDAERLLTHIEKISFNYFTSADVVRHPLVAKIIEAYEKDAERGA; encoded by the coding sequence GTGAACACAGGCATCCTGACCGAAGCCATCCTGGAATTTCCGGACAACCGCCTCCTCATCGATCTGTGCGGCGAATATGACCGCAACCTCACCGACATCGAAGCCCGAACCGGGGTGCAAATCCTGCGCCGTGGCAACCTCTTGGCGCTGCACGGCCCGGCCGAGGCGCAGGACGCCGCGCGCGAGGTGCTGAACGCGCTCTACCAGCGGCTCGAGCAGGGGCGCACCGTCGGACGCGGCGACATCGACCGCGAATTCCGACTCGCCCCCGAAGAACAGGAAACCGGTGACCAGCTCGAGATGTTCTCGGGCGGCAAGGTCGAGATCAAGACACGCAAGAAACTCGTGGAGCCGCGCACCGACGCGCAGAAGGCCTATGTCCGCTCGCTGTTCGAGCACGAACTGGCCTTCGGCATCGGCCCGGCCGGCACCGGCAAGACCTATCTCGCCGTCGCCGTCGGCGTGAACCTCTTCATCACCGGACAGGTCGACAAGATCATCCTCAGCCGCCCGGCGGTCGAGGCGGGTGAGAAGCTCGGCTACCTGCCCGGCGACATGAAGGACAAGGTCGATCCCTACATGCAGCCGCTCTACGACGCGCTGAACGACTTCCTGCCCGGCAAGCAGCTGGCCAAGATGATGGAGGAGAAGACCATCGAGATCGCGCCGCTCGCCTTCATGCGCGGCCGCACCCTGTCGAACGCCTTCGTGGTGCTCGACGAGGCGCAGAACGCCACCTCGATGCAGATGAAGATGTTCCTCACCCGCCTCGGCGAGGGCAGCCGCATGGTGATCACCGGCGACCGCAGCCAGGTCGACCTGCCGCGCGGGGTGATGTCGGGCCTGCAGGACGCCGAGCGCCTGCTGACCCACATCGAGAAGATCAGCTTCAACTACTTCACCTCCGCCGACGTGGTGCGCCACCCCCTTGTGGCGAAGATCATCGAGGCCTACGAGAAGGACGCGGAGCGCGGGGCCTGA